Within the Phaseolus vulgaris cultivar G19833 chromosome 9, P. vulgaris v2.0, whole genome shotgun sequence genome, the region TACCTGATCTTGTTGATTAAACCAGCAACAGTTCACACATTCATAGTGGCCACGTAATATTGTGTAGGTGTTCCCAGACCACATGTCAAATGCCTAAATAATTCAAAACAAAGATCAGTGTTCCTCATTGCATTTGTACATCTAAATAATACACAGGAGAGACATACTTTCACAGATCTCATGCACGGAACAAAAACAAGGGTTGAATCTTGAGTGGTGGCTAATTGAAGAGGTTTATTTATTTGCAGACGAACTGTTTCAAAGTTCACAAGTGTGTCGCAACCAGATTGAACATCCCACAACCTTAATCTTGAATCAGACCCTGTCATGCAGCAGCACATAATACGGATAGAAAGAATTTACATACGAACAGAATTTTAACAAATTGTGAGAAACAGTTTAATACAGAGTCCCATATCAAATCATTATTGCGTGGATAATTCCTACAAATCTACTATCAAATAACTAATGAACAACCTGCACTTAGTAGATACATGCCATCCTCTGTTGCCTTTAACCCTGTCACAGCACCATAATGAGCAGTCGCCCGATCCTGGGTAGACAGCATTCCAGGATGTAACCTCTGCTTCATTGGTCCCTTGGATGGAACTCTGCCAATTGGATGTTGTCTGCTACCACTTCCATTAGCATGTTTCTTTTGGGCACCTCGCATTTTTGTACTTGAATCCTGTGAGTGATAAGGCTTTGGGATTATAAGAAAACCATAAATACTCAAAAAAACAAAACTAGATATATTTCAGCAACCATATTAAAACATTCATGACCTGCAATAACACAAGGAAATGCTAatcttaaaagaagaaaatagaaaaaaaaattaaaaccttAGTTATCGTGGACCGTTTGAGTATAGGTGGGCGCCTTCCAAACTGAGTCTGAGATTGATCTAAAACTTGGAAACAGCCAGCACGCCTGATGTCCCAAAATCGTATTGCACCATCACATCCCCCGGTAACCAATACCCATTCACTTGAATTAGACCATTCAACAGTCATTACACCATCTGTCATCACAGAAAACATTTGACACAAAACCTTCTTTCAATAAGCACTCAGAAATCTATCTACTTTCTGGCGCAACATTAGATCTAAATTGCGAAATCATTTGGCCGACAGCATATGTTAATACTTCCTGTAAGAAGCACGCAACAGAACCATACCATACCGTACAAACATGTAAGTTTACACAAGTGATAACCAAATGATCCACAACTGAACCTCagtcaaataaattataaccaGAAAGCCAACAAGCCATGCGTAAATTAATAAACTAAGAAGAaggaataataaaagataaaagtcTTGACATACCACGGTGACCGGACAAAGTGTGAGCAAAAGCCCCGGAAGCAATATCACAGAGGCGAACTTGGACATCCTCAGTGCCAGCAGCGATAAGCATGTGAGAAGTTGACAAATTGGACATTGCAGTCCTATGCACCTTTCCCGGCATTTTGAAGTTCACCACCACCTGCACAATTCAGTGAACaagttaatttaaattaagaGTTTAGTTTCCATACATACACTCTGAGCCTATTAAATATCaacttttaaaatgattattacAAAATCGTGTGCAGTAGAAGCATCAGTACTAGCAGCCAATATGCCGTTTAAATAAGTGCATTGCAATTAAATAGATTAAAAGCGAAAATATGATAGTGACCTGGGTGGTATTGGTATCCCAAACATTAATGTGGTGATCGTATGAGCCAGTGACGAACAAACCGGTGTCAATGGGATACCATATGGCTGTGGAGACGGCATATTTGTGGGCCTGTCGGTGCTGCTTGTCAACGACAAATAAGCACCTGTGTTTGGAGAAGGCGGCCGCTGCTTCGGAAGCGGCGGAGGCGGATCGTTGAACGTCGTAGACGGCTACCGAGGCATCGGAGGCGGCGGAGAGCAGATACCTTCCCTCTGTCGAATCAATCTGATTTGACGGTGAAATTGGAAAGCGTGGAAAGGAGGTGGGGATTTGAATTGACGGTGGAAGGAGAGTGAGTTGGAGTATGTACCTGAAGGGAGTTGATAGCGCCCTTGTGAGGGGACACGATGTCTTTGTGATTCGCTAATTGGAGCTGCGAAGTGCGATAGGATTTTATGCTATTGGCGAAATGGTTCGCATGCACTCTCCCACCTTCTCTGTCTCTGATCTGCTTCCACACATGCGTATGCATGTTCGGAGCATCTTTGATTGATTTCAACTCGATCACAATTATCACACTCTCTGCctctcttctcttttcttctcttctcttctcttctcttctcttctcacACTTCTATTTCTGTTTTCCGCTTAATTTTCTCCCGCATAATCTTTGTCCTCTCCAACAGATATGTGCACGATGACGTTGCAGCAATCTCAACTGGACTCCGCCTTTCGGCCCAATTTGTTCAAATCGTTCTGCTCAATTCAGGTTTGAAATtactatctacactcccccatTTTACACCTACGTGTGTCATCAAAACGCTAATTACACACTTTCTTCTTCCGTGTGCACACTGGTTAGGGTTTTAACTCCCATGAAATTTGTCATTTATTTGCCTTTTTTTTCATATCTGACTCTAACCTTCTTCGTCTTTCTATAGTCTTGTTATCCTACACTTTCTTCGGTAACACCATTACTATCCTTAAAATTCATCAGACTTATCacctctttctttcttttctatttttatccacttaatttttttctgccaacaataagaattaaaaaacattCACCTGGTttgttattttagttttattttaagttataaTACGTAAATGCTTTTAAAAGAGCATAATCTGATTGGTAAAAGTGTATCTAGTCAAATATTTTGtcaataaaaaacttattttattgtttaaagtTTAAGTAACATCAAATCAATACAAGTTTTATGGTTAGGAAAGAAGATGAAattgaaagagaaagaaagtgaAAAGAGGAGACAAGGAAAAGTGGGAGGAGGAATgtgaaatttaaaaagaaaaatgattttttttatcccaTTGTTCCGCCCTACACTCCACTAgatattcatattttaattattttaattttaaaaattatttaaatattttacattttgtctatatttttattaaaaacattgttttattttttttaatttcttttattataaatattaatattttattataagtgTAAAGTGGAGTAGGGTGTCAAAATATcattaatcatttaaaaaaatgctCTGACAAAAAAATTCATTTCCCATTCCCTCTTCCTCCAGCTTTTTAGCCTCCGCTGCTGAATTTTACTCTTCTCATGCATCATAATAAATAGGTTTAACTTtagaattatgatttttttaaaaattaagatagATAAAAGTTTCGTATACAAATTCCTCATTATTACAAATAGTATTCTAATTGTAAAACttgtaaatattaatttagaaaaattctatataatattttttaatttaaaattatatttataagacttgttaaaataatgtttttactaatagaagtttttttttaaaaaaatattgaatatacTCTTTAAACCATGATGTATAAAACATATGATTAGTCCGGACACAAAGAAAGTATATTATGgagtagtttttttaaaatttatcataataaattttgtaaaaaatattcaaatagaTAAATCATGTTGAAATTAcagctttaaaataaataaaattagactTCAATGTAAAATTTAGCTTgcaaagttttttaaaattttaatgaagATGTTGTGATTTTATGTACGATTTCACCTTcttatatatgtgtatatatgaAGAAGTCGCATCATTGAGAATAAAAGTGTGTATTTATAGGTAGATTTTAGAAACTTGTTATATGAAAAGTTGTGAAAAGGAAAAGTACTGATTGACAGGACTTTGTGGGTATGATTACCTTGCTTCTTGTCAATTTAATTATTAGTTTGATTGAGGAGAATAATGTTGCATCAACTCTCATAACTTTACTTGCTTAAAAAGCAAAGATGTTAAAgtttgtttctttcttttgttttatcTTAATATACAGTGTGGTTGTGTGGATTCCATATTCTTATTGGTTCAAATCGCATCTCCAAAGGAAtaacttttctttctttctaccATTTATAGTTTCATTTATCATGAATGTGTTTATAAAAGTTGTTTGAGATGGTTGGTGGAACGAGAAAGATGTTGCATCAAACTTGGAGGTATTTTTCTGGCACATGGTTAACTTCTTGAAGGGGAGTGGGTTATTTGTTTATTATCATATAATATTTGTTATGTCTAGTCACTATCCTCTTTTCTCTATATGTTTTGtgcacttatatatatatacatgagtGACTTCTAGTAATAAAGAAAATCACATTTTAAAACATCTGACTTCTTCGTGTGTTAAACAAAATGAAAGCATGCATTAAAACATGGCAAATCAAAGTCTTCTAACACAACTTTTTTGTGTGTTTCCAAGTTATACTTTTAAACACCACTTGCtcatttacttatatttttaaaaaatttacccTTTTTATATTTGCGATTCGAAATGAGGTAGGAATAATGTATTCAATGAAATTTTGATCAAATAAATATACTAGAATATTATGTATAGCTAATTCataaaattttgaagaaaaaacgAATAGGAATTTCCTTCATAGCACAATGTAGGATGATTCAATAATGTatatcttgaaacaaagcatgcaaaatattaaaaaaaaattacataatagtTTAATTCAATAAACGCAccaattttcctttttttcagttttatttttTGAGCAATTTTAATATGAACTTTGTTCCACTtccatatttttcttattttttcaattagtgcacttttatttgattatcaccattgttatttttattatcatacaTGTTCTTATATGGGTAGGAAAGAAGTCCTTTGTGATCTTTGTTTATGTTAATTTCTGATGGGTTCATTTTTTTACTTCAATTCTCATCTTAGTCAGTGATGAGATACATGCAAAAGATATTTCAATACTCAAATTAGGACTCGATCTACAGTGATTTGaatattaattgttattaaatgCATAATTAACTTGAATGCAATAAACCTATTTAGAGTGTTTTGAACTTTTAAGATGTTTATGATGATATTAATCTTGTATTAAGTCTGACATAATACTTTAACCTAGTTATTTAGATATgaaatgtgtatatatattaagtatGTTTGACAAGTATAATATATTGCGTGAACGTAGATTTTCTAAcggtataataatatatatatatattattattatatcactATTATTGTTAGTAACAACAATTACAacataattattaaaacaataacatttttatcatttattttttaaaataattactttattgTTGATAATCTAATTGTCACTTACattcttattttatctttattattttatttttattgtaattacTATTTTCGGTATCATCGCCCACATACTTGCCACAAACCATAATCATTATCACTACCATTATTCATTTttcacacaaaataaaatttatgtttatattgttCTTATCATATTTGCATATTTGTATCCTATTATATTATACAATACTAATTCTTTGgcattcatctttttcttttactttcacCTTATAACTcattttaacaataaaatatattatatttaactaataaaataaatacaaacaaaaatttaagataaaatgataatattattgATTATTAAGTAAGAgtatgaaaaaaaatgatagtGTGAAAACTATCATGATCTATACTATAGTATCAAgacattataatataatatagtatAGATACAAGATAGAATTGAAAATTATCTTACATTTTGTTTTGTCTCAATGTAATGATATATCTTACTTAAATGTATCTTCTCAGTTAATTCATAAGATTTATTTGGTGGTCAAGATATAAAATTTAAGGCTGCTATAATTATCATATTCTGTTATAATTAATTGTCCTGTGCACCAACAGTACGTgatattttttcatctttttattaATCATTTTCTATTAACGTAGTTATATTTCTAATTCGAATGATGGAGTTGGGTAAGAAAACAATACGTTACTCTCATACTATATCatcatctctttttttttttttaccatctCTACCTACATTATATCTGTTATCATTTTCATCTTCGTTATAACAGAAATCACGTTAGTACAgtcattctaataattttttttaaaacaattttcatCACTTTTATTATGGTCAAAacttttactattatttttatcaaaattattattattgtaattttttcatcatcattattattatttattatcatttcaCCATCATATATAAAGTTGGTGTGTAGCATTGTAAATAACTTCTCCTTGTCTTTatcttttcattattaattatcaCTAATGTGGTTATCATTAGTACTATTATTATCAAATTTATTCCTTctattcattattattattatttattattattataactattttcatttttattgctATCTTTATTATCATTACtttatcttgtttttttttatcttatcatgttatttttttagttttataatatcataatatatcctatttaacaataataattccGACTCTATATCAATAATACTACATTctttattatttcattaatgtattatgattttatattcttttattattattattattaacaccttttttatattttaaataactataTGATGAAACAAATATTAATGTCCGATGAAAGAGAGATAcactgtttattttttatttttgtaaaataaaaagtacGTAAAGGAGGATATCATATAAAGCTTAAATTGAAAGCGGAAGGGAATGATAAGAAAGTAATGAATAATTCTTCAGTGTAGTTTTAAAATTAGTGAGGGGTTAAGTAAGTTTTACAAGAACCAAGAACGAATATTCTCTTCACGTATTGTTAAAGAAAGGCTAGTTATGCACTTTTTTTCATGaatgattaaatttattaaaataaaaaataataacacgTCAAATTCACAAACTGGagcattttttttatgaatataaacttacaaaaatactaaaaaaattgtgttaaaagtTATGTAACACAAACACAGACACTGATACGGACAAatagatacgtataatctctaaaatttaGGATACGGGgatacaaatctatatattatataattataaattataaaaattgacaataaagatttacgTGCACAAGTATatttcagattattttttagagcaaaaagatgtttttcataacagattcaaaaagatttgtttcttatttttataatcataataaaaaagtatacaAGAACTTtgagggtgtgtttggattggggaagagatttgagggagtgaatttaaagtgatttgagaggaaagtgaAGTTGTTTGGAGTGGGGTATATTAGAGTAGatttgtgaggaaagtttattgaattttgtgaatgatgtgatagttgtgtgaaattttttaattttttaaaaatatttaaaatacaagtttacaaatttgataaataataaattttaaaaaaattataaaataatttaatataaaagaatttagaaatatattttagaataaaaataaattaaaataaaaatacgtattaataattaaaattaatattttgtttattatttatttttttataatatacaaattaatattaataattaataaagaaattataaatgtaatatatatatatatatatatatatatatatatattttgaaatataatttacatGGATgtaatttattaactttttaaaacaaaaataatgttaattCATCTTTCCCCACAAATCTCTTCACAAGTATGAGAAAATTTTAAACCAAAGAATTGTCtctttttttgtgttttgatgcttttattttttcgttttttcaacttttcctacAATTCAACTTTCTTTACCATTCTGCGGCTAGAAACAAACAGATACTGaggttttaaaaatatttttttaaattatgttaaaattgtattagaattgttaaaaattcaacaaatattttttgaatttgacacttcacaTATACATGTTCTACAAATGTTATACAAGTATTAGTATCCGATATAAATATTCTACACCAACATCATTTAAGAGATGTGTCTTAGTTTCgtagttaaaattaaaatgtgattttctaaaataaacaaACCAATCCCAAACGGTATcgatttatttaatatttagcTCTGTTTTTATTATCTATTTCTCCTTATTTCCTTTTGTATGTATCTGACAATTTTGTCCCTTCCAATAGCGTCCAGCGTAGGCCTCACTTTGGTGGTCCCAGTGCAACCCTCGTTTACAATTTTCAATTTCAACATTCCTCGCATTTTGTTGCTTTCTTTTAAAaactgaaaacaaaaaaatatttgaacgCCAAACCTCCAACTCTCAAATGCCAAACTAACCAACTTCATAGTTCAAAATTGAAAGACGAAAGGCTCCGGCAGCAGCATTGCTTCTCATTACTGTGCCTATTATTATTCTACGACTCACAGaataaacagaaaaaataaagtTGAATTTTGCAGATCTCGGATTAGGATTTGCACAAGAACCTGGGGATTGGTCCCTGTGTTGACGAATGGGTAAAGTTAGTTGAAATTATCGGAATCCGAGCAAACACTGGTGAGTCCAATGCACTGTTCAAGTTCCATGTCTCGCCcttttcacaaccttttgtccTCTTCACTTTTTCTCACCATCCTCTTCTCTCATGTCTCCATCTCGATTACTGTAATGTAAAGCACGTTACACCAACAATCGCGCTGTTCTTCGTTTCATTTACTTTGTCAATTGCTTTTGCACTAACGGAAACGCGTTTCTTAAAAGGTGTGCGTTGAGGGCGGAGTGACCGGAGAAGATGTTGTGCGCTTGTTCTTCCGGTGAGCAGTTCAAATTTGAAGAGCCGCCGCAGTCGCCGGACTCCCTCGCCACCAGGGATTTCTCCGCTAGCGGGCTCTCTTCCAGGACCACCGGGGAATGGGAACCTAAATTCGATGAAGCGCAAGTAGAACAAGCTGAATCTACGCTTAAAGAAGCTCTTTCCTTAAACTATGAGGTTGGTAGTGCCAAATACCAATGCATTTCGATTACTTTTTTCCGTTAGTGTTTTTTAGGATACCTTGTGCATGTTTTACTAGAGAAATTATTGTACGGTCCGCAACTAACTATGATGATTCAACTAATCTTCTACTTGATAAGAAGTATTTGAGTgctactaattttattttttaaattgaactaCTCGGGTTCTGATACTGTAGAGATTAATGGAGACCATCTAAGCATGATAATCCTGCATTATCTAATAATTTGTTCTTATATGGGTAATCGTGTTCGAGTTGATTTAGATTACTATAGGTGGTAAAATTCTCTTTCTGAGTAGTTAATGCAACCGCATACTTCTGAGCATTGCTTAAAATAGAACAATCATCTTGTGTTTGTGTGTCCGTGTGAATTTGTTTTTGGTTTATATGTGTCATGTGTGTTTTGAATGGATTCCAGGAGGCTAGGGCTTTGTTGGGGAGACTTGAATACCAAAGAGGGAATTTCGATGCTGCACTTCAAGTGTTTCAGGGTATAGACATCAAGGGTTTGACCCTGAGAATGATCAAGGCTATTGCTGAAAGAACCAAGCAGAGGAAACCACGTTCCAAGGCAGATATCGTTGTTTCAAATGTGATGTCATTGCACTCTGTTAGCCTGCTTCTTGAGGCAATTTTGCTTAAAGCAAGGTCATTGGAGGAGCTTGGGGAATGCATTGGTTGGtaactaattttatattatattacctTTTCTTGAATTGAACTACTTCCAATATCTTCTATGTTAAATTGTGCAATTGAATTTTTGCATATGAGATCATGAACGTTACTCTATTTGAATTTAACTTCATTATTAAGGATGAGAGGTTTCGGGTGCCAATTCCGATGAGTTTAGTGCTTTATAAATTTTACAGAGGCTGCAAAGGAGTGCAGAATAATTCTTGATACAGTTGAATCTGCCCTTCCTAATGGAATACCTGAGGGTATTGGCGAAGATTGTAAGTTGAAAGAGATGTTTCATAAAGCTTTGGAATTACTTCCAAGGCTTTGGATCAAAGCAGGATTTCTGGATGAAGCTGTAGCTGCGTATCGTCGTGCTCTGGTCAAGCCATGGAGTTTGGAGCCACAAAGGTTGGCTGCTGTACAAAAAGATTTAGCTACGACACTACTCTATGGCGGTGTTGAAGTTAGCCTATCCTCTCAGTTGCAGGTGTGGGGTGAGACAACACCTACCAACAGTGTTGAAGAAGCGATACATTTGCTAGTAATACTCATGAGCAAGGTGGCAATTGGGGAAATAGACTGGGATGCTGAAATAATGGATCATCTTACGTTTGCACTTTCAGTCACTGGGATGTTTGAGCTACTTGCAGATCATGTAGAGCAGATCCTTCCAGGTATCTATAGTCGGGCTGAGAGGTGGTACTTTCTTGCTCTGTGTTTTAGTGCAGCAGGACATGATGAGGTGGCATTGAACCTTTTAAGGAAGGCTTGCGGGAGTTCTGAAGCAAACCATAAACCCCATTTTCCTTCATTTTTGCTTGGAGCAAAACTCTGTTCCCTAGATTCTCGCCATGCTCATGAAGGCATTAACTTTTCACGTAAAGTTATTGAGCTAGCTAAGCATCAAAATGAGCATTTTCTGGGTCAAGGCCATACATTTCTTGGAATCTGCTATGGTGCTGCCGCCAGAATTTCTGTACTGGATTCTGAAAGAAGTATATTTGAAAGAGAGTCTTTGGACTCTCTAAACTGTGCTGCTGTAAATGGAAATGATGACCTGGAAGCAATATTCAGCCTTGGACTGGAAAATGCAATTCAAAGGAATCTGGATGCAGCTTACAACAACATAATGATGTTCTCAGACATGACTGTTGGCAGTTCGAGAGGTTGGCAGCTGTTAGCACTTATAGTATCTGGACAGCATCGGTTTAAGGATGCAGAAACTATAGTTGATTTTGCTTTAGATGAGGCCGGGGGGATGGATCAACTTGATCTTCTGAGATTGAAAGCTATACTTCAAATTGCTCAACAGCAACCCAGGCAAGCAATAGAAACATATAGGATCTTGCTTGCACTAATTCAAGCAAAAAAGGAACTTTGGCTTCAAGATAACATTAATCGAGAACAAGCATGCAGGCAAGAGGTGTGTAGTACATTCAAAGGAAGAACCCTAACATCCCTTGTATAGACTGATGTTAAAGttgattcaaaagaaaaaataccTTGTCCACTGTTTTCTGCTAGGACAACTATGGTTATCCCCTGACTTTGTTTAACAGTAATTCTCTTAAGGGATTTGAATGTCTGTTGCAAGAAACTCCTGTCATCCTTCACTCTTCCTAAAACTATATGCtagatttttaattttggatGTCCAAAGATTAGCTATTCCTAGAGTGGAACAA harbors:
- the LOC137821719 gene encoding WD repeat-containing protein ATCSA-1 isoform X1, with the protein product MHTHVWKQIRDREGGRVHANHFANSIKSYRTSQLQLANHKDIVSPHKGAINSLQIDSTEGRYLLSAASDASVAVYDVQRSASAASEAAAAFSKHRCLFVVDKQHRQAHKYAVSTAIWYPIDTGLFVTGSYDHHINVWDTNTTQVVVNFKMPGKVHRTAMSNLSTSHMLIAAGTEDVQVRLCDIASGAFAHTLSGHRDGVMTVEWSNSSEWVLVTGGCDGAIRFWDIRRAGCFQVLDQSQTQFGRRPPILKRSTITKPYHSQDSSTKMRGAQKKHANGSGSRQHPIGRVPSKGPMKQRLHPGMLSTQDRATAHYGAVTGLKATEDGMYLLSAGSDSRLRLWDVQSGCDTLVNFETVRLQINKPLQLATTQDSTLVFVPCMRSVKAFDMWSGNTYTILRGHYECVNCCWFNQQDQELYTGGNDRQILIWSPARSIDGEGPAEDQDSWSS
- the LOC137821719 gene encoding WD repeat-containing protein ATCSA-1 isoform X3; its protein translation is MHTHVWKQIRDREGGRVHANHFANSIKSYRTSQLQLANHKDIVSPHKGAINSLQIDSTEGRYLLSAASDASVAVYDVQRSASAASEAAAAFSKHRCLFVVDKQHRQAHKYAVSTAIWYPIDTGLFVTGSYDHHINVWDTNTTQVVVNFKMPGKVHRTAMSNLSTSHMLIAAGTEDVQVRLCDIASGAFAHTLSGHRDGVMTVEWSNSSEWVLVTGGCDGAIRFWDIRRAGCFQVLDQSQTQFGRRPPILKRSTITKPYHSQDSSTKMRGAQKKHANGSGSRQHPIGRVPSKGPMKQRLHPGMLSTQDRATAHYGAVTGLKATEDGMYLLSAGSDSRLRLWDVQSGCDTLVNFETVRLQINKPLQLATTQDSTLVFVPCMRSVKAFDMWSGNTYTILRGHYECVNCCWFNQQDQELYTGGNDRQILIWSPARSIDVHILNQW
- the LOC137821719 gene encoding WD repeat-containing protein ATCSA-1 isoform X4 translates to MHTHVWKQIRDREGGRVHANHFANSIKSYRTSQLQLANHKDIVSPHKGAINSLQIDSTEGRYLLSAASDASVAVYDVQRSASAASEAAAAFSKHRCLFVVDKQHRQAHKYAVSTAIWYPIDTGLFVTGSYDHHINVWDTNTTQVVVNFKMPGKVHRTAMSNLSTSHMLIAAGTEDVQVRLCDIASGAFAHTLSGHRDGVMTVEWSNSSEWVLVTGGCDGAIRFWDIRRAGCFQVLDQSQTQFGRRPPILKRSTITKDSSTKMRGAQKKHANGSGSRQHPIGRVPSKGPMKQRLHPGMLSTQDRATAHYGAVTGLKATEDGMYLLSAGSDSRLRLWDVQSGCDTLVNFETVRLQINKPLQLATTQDSTLVFVPCMRSVKAFDMWSGNTYTILRGHYECVNCCWFNQQDQELYTGGNDRQILIWSPARSIDVHILNQW
- the LOC137821719 gene encoding WD repeat-containing protein ATCSA-1 isoform X2, whose product is MHTHVWKQIRDREGGRVHANHFANSIKSYRTSQLQLANHKDIVSPHKGAINSLQIDSTEGRYLLSAASDASVAVYDVQRSASAASEAAAAFSKHRCLFVVDKQHRQAHKYAVSTAIWYPIDTGLFVTGSYDHHINVWDTNTTQVVVNFKMPGKVHRTAMSNLSTSHMLIAAGTEDVQVRLCDIASGAFAHTLSGHRDGVMTVEWSNSSEWVLVTGGCDGAIRFWDIRRAGCFQVLDQSQTQFGRRPPILKRSTITKDSSTKMRGAQKKHANGSGSRQHPIGRVPSKGPMKQRLHPGMLSTQDRATAHYGAVTGLKATEDGMYLLSAGSDSRLRLWDVQSGCDTLVNFETVRLQINKPLQLATTQDSTLVFVPCMRSVKAFDMWSGNTYTILRGHYECVNCCWFNQQDQELYTGGNDRQILIWSPARSIDGEGPAEDQDSWSS
- the LOC137821647 gene encoding protein NPGR1-like isoform X2, translating into MLCACSSGEQFKFEEPPQSPDSLATRDFSASGLSSRTTGEWEPKFDEAQVEQAESTLKEALSLNYEEARALLGRLEYQRGNFDAALQVFQGIDIKGLTLRMIKAIAERTKQRKPRSKADIVVSNVMSLHSVSLLLEAILLKARSLEELGECIEAAKECRIILDTVESALPNGIPEGIGEDCKLKEMFHKALELLPRLWIKAGFLDEAVAAYRRALVKPWSLEPQRLAAVQKDLATTLLYGGVEVSLSSQLQVWGETTPTNSVEEAIHLLVILMSKVAIGEIDWDAEIMDHLTFALSVTGMFELLADHVEQILPGIYSRAERWYFLALCFSAAGHDEVALNLLRKACGSSEANHKPHFPSFLLGAKLCSLDSRHAHEGINFSRKVIELAKHQNEHFLGQGHTFLGICYGAAARISVLDSERSIFERESLDSLNCAAVNGNDDLEAIFSLGLENAIQRNLDAAYNNIMMFSDMTVGSSRGWQLLALIVSGQHRFKDAETIVDFALDEAGGMDQLDLLRLKAILQIAQQQPRQAIETYRILLALIQAKKELWLQDNINREQACRQEALTERKLEMEAWQDLATIYTDIGSLIDAKTCVDKAQLIEFFSPRSWHITGLMLEAQSLYREAFISFSISLSVEPDYVPSIISTAELLTKLGMQSLPIARSFLMNALRLEPTNHDAWFNLGLVSKMEGSLQQAAEFFQAAYELKLSAPVQKFK
- the LOC137821647 gene encoding protein NPGR1-like isoform X1 encodes the protein MLCACSSGEQFKFEEPPQSPDSLATRDFSASGLSSRTTGEWEPKFDEAQVEQAESTLKEALSLNYEEARALLGRLEYQRGNFDAALQVFQGIDIKGLTLRMIKAIAERTKQRKPRSKADIVVSNVMSLHSVSLLLEAILLKARSLEELGECIEAAKECRIILDTVESALPNGIPEGIGEDCKLKEMFHKALELLPRLWIKAGFLDEAVAAYRRALVKPWSLEPQRLAAVQKDLATTLLYGGVEVSLSSQLQVWGETTPTNSVEEAIHLLVILMSKVAIGEIDWDAEIMDHLTFALSVTGMFELLADHVEQILPGIYSRAERWYFLALCFSAAGHDEVALNLLRKACGSSEANHKPHFPSFLLGAKLCSLDSRHAHEGINFSRKVIELAKHQNEHFLGQGHTFLGICYGAAARISVLDSERSIFERESLDSLNCAAVNGNDDLEAIFSLGLENAIQRNLDAAYNNIMMFSDMTVGSSRGWQLLALIVSGQHRFKDAETIVDFALDEAGGMDQLDLLRLKAILQIAQQQPRQAIETYRILLALIQAKKELWLQDNINREQACRQEQALTERKLEMEAWQDLATIYTDIGSLIDAKTCVDKAQLIEFFSPRSWHITGLMLEAQSLYREAFISFSISLSVEPDYVPSIISTAELLTKLGMQSLPIARSFLMNALRLEPTNHDAWFNLGLVSKMEGSLQQAAEFFQAAYELKLSAPVQKFK